A section of the Papio anubis isolate 15944 chromosome 4, Panubis1.0, whole genome shotgun sequence genome encodes:
- the CCDC126 gene encoding coiled-coil domain-containing protein 126 isoform X2 — translation MPEPFFQSLQRVKAEGMPLAGSSSNTEEPAAPLWLPRNGVVLIQGRCRAAGSTCRRFLILRLHPPQCCALWAAGPRVREGPAGRRSGSRVRGTSGVKSPQARNKPRPDSHPPAFLQPDLEAASPVRDAADARLSALAASPRLRSSVTAATVTGSPRQAQFSSTLGERESQMPLLNSLFKTHLLGDCDCVLQCCPGWSSCTSDFKKSSYFNLVKCWNYKCEPPCPACFTFLWK, via the exons ATGCCAGAACCCTTCTTCCAGAGCCTGCAGCGAGTTAAGGCCGAAGGTATGCCTCTGGCGGGCTCATCTTCCAACACAGAAGAGCCCGCCGCCCCTCTCTGGTTGCCGCGCAACGGCGTCGTTCTGATCCAGGGTAGGTGCAGGGCGGCGGGAAGCACGTGTCGCCGCTTCCTCATTCTAAGACTACATCCCCCACAATGCTGCGCGCTGTGGGCTGCTGGCCCCCGAGTGCGGGAAGGGCCGGCCGGGAGGCGGAGCGGAAGCCGAGTGCGAGGGACGAGCGGAGTAAAATCTCCACAAGCTAGGAACAAACCTCGTCCCGACTCCCACCCCCCGGCCTTTCTCCAGCCCGATCTGGAGGCTGCTTCGCCAGTGCGGGACGCAGCTGACGCCCGCTTATCAGCTCTCGCTGCGTCGCCCCGGCTCAGAAGCTCCGTGACGGCGGCGACCGTGACGGGAAGTCCGCGGCAAG CTCAGTTCTCTTCTActttgggagagagagaaagtcagaTGCCTCTTTTAAACTCCCTCTTCAAAACTCATCTCCTGGGTGACTG tgactgcgtcttgcagtgttgcccaggatggtcttctTGTACTTCTGACTTCAAGAAGTCCTCCTACTTCAACCTtgtaaagtgctggaattacaagtgtgaaccaccatgcccagcctgttttacttttctctggAAATAA
- the CCDC126 gene encoding coiled-coil domain-containing protein 126 isoform X1, translating to MPEPFFQSLQRVKAEGMPLAGSSSNTEEPAAPLWLPRNGVVLIQGRCRAAGSTCRRFLILRLHPPQCCALWAAGPRVREGPAGRRSGSRVRGTSGVKSPQARNKPRPDSHPPAFLQPDLEAASPVRDAADARLSALAASPRLRSSVTAATVTGSPRQGTQFSSTLGERESQMPLLNSLFKTHLLGDCDCVLQCCPGWSSCTSDFKKSSYFNLVKCWNYKCEPPCPACFTFLWK from the exons ATGCCAGAACCCTTCTTCCAGAGCCTGCAGCGAGTTAAGGCCGAAGGTATGCCTCTGGCGGGCTCATCTTCCAACACAGAAGAGCCCGCCGCCCCTCTCTGGTTGCCGCGCAACGGCGTCGTTCTGATCCAGGGTAGGTGCAGGGCGGCGGGAAGCACGTGTCGCCGCTTCCTCATTCTAAGACTACATCCCCCACAATGCTGCGCGCTGTGGGCTGCTGGCCCCCGAGTGCGGGAAGGGCCGGCCGGGAGGCGGAGCGGAAGCCGAGTGCGAGGGACGAGCGGAGTAAAATCTCCACAAGCTAGGAACAAACCTCGTCCCGACTCCCACCCCCCGGCCTTTCTCCAGCCCGATCTGGAGGCTGCTTCGCCAGTGCGGGACGCAGCTGACGCCCGCTTATCAGCTCTCGCTGCGTCGCCCCGGCTCAGAAGCTCCGTGACGGCGGCGACCGTGACGGGAAGTCCGCGGCAAGGTA CTCAGTTCTCTTCTActttgggagagagagaaagtcagaTGCCTCTTTTAAACTCCCTCTTCAAAACTCATCTCCTGGGTGACTG tgactgcgtcttgcagtgttgcccaggatggtcttctTGTACTTCTGACTTCAAGAAGTCCTCCTACTTCAACCTtgtaaagtgctggaattacaagtgtgaaccaccatgcccagcctgttttacttttctctggAAATAA